In a single window of the Bradyrhizobium sp. ORS 285 genome:
- a CDS encoding polyhydroxyalkanoic acid system family protein gives MSRPLVVSIPHRLGKDEAVRRLQSGLSRAASTLPVLSVDEERWEGDKMFFRVRALGQAASGHVEVAEDRVQVEVTLPWLLQRFAEVAQNAIRSRGQLLLTKKS, from the coding sequence ATGTCAAGACCGCTTGTCGTTTCCATTCCGCATCGCCTCGGCAAAGACGAGGCCGTGCGCCGGCTACAATCAGGCCTGAGCCGTGCGGCGAGCACGCTTCCCGTGCTCAGCGTCGATGAGGAGCGCTGGGAGGGCGACAAGATGTTTTTTCGCGTGCGTGCGCTCGGCCAGGCGGCGTCCGGGCACGTCGAGGTGGCCGAGGATCGGGTTCAGGTCGAGGTCACGCTGCCCTGGCTGCTGCAGCGCTTTGCCGAAGTCGCGCAGAACGCCATCCGCAGCCGCGGACAGCTGTTGCTGACGAAGAAGAGCTGA
- a CDS encoding DUF3309 family protein, translated as MSIGTIILIILIIALLGGFSGIGGGPFYGTGYYGGGGLGLIIVIVLILVLLGRI; from the coding sequence ATGTCCATCGGAACGATCATCCTCATCATTCTCATCATCGCCCTGCTCGGCGGCTTCTCCGGCATCGGCGGCGGCCCGTTCTACGGCACGGGCTATTACGGCGGCGGCGGCCTTGGCCTGATCATCGTCATCGTGCTGATCCTCGTGCTGCTCGGACGAATCTAA
- the ligD gene encoding DNA ligase D has product MALKKLSTYRKKRDFEKTAEPSGDAKVAPAARPRFVIHKHDATRLHYDLRLEFGGVFKSWAVTKGPSLDPHDKRLAVEVEDHPLDYGDFEGTIPEGEYGGGTVMLWDRGYWESEDPERGFKKGDLKFTLEGEKLHGSWVLVRMRNDRTGGKRTNWLLIKHRDEFAREGEANDIIEADKSVASGRSMEQIAAGKGKAPKPFMLAKTQRMDADAVWHSNRSEGEAKSKVSTKASSPKAGAAKGSAAKGSTAKPRATKTAEPKTVASLPDFVPPELCTSVAAPPSGEGWAHEIKFDGYRVQIRVEDGQATLKTRKGLDWTAKFGAIAQAAAKLPDAIIDGEIVALDKDGNPNFSALQAAISAGQTDELVFFAFDLMFVEEFDLRRQPLRERKARLAKLLKANIKGKTPRIRYVEHFESDGEAVLDSARKLNLEGIVSKKLDSAYHSGRTESWTKAKTRPGHEVVIGGWKTTNGKFRSLMVGVNKDDHLAYVGIVGTGFGQDTVKEIMPALKAAAAEKSPFSGKNAPRGAREVHWLKPELVAEIEFAGFTGDGNVRQASFKGLRQDKPAREVVAEEPVVEAKVTKPVARAAATVATGGTTVHKTPSRSKSSAMVMGVAISKPDKALWPDAGDGEPVTKLDLANYLEAVGDWMIDHIKGRPCSIVRAPDGIGGERFFQRHGMQGMSDLLELVKVSGDRKPYLQIDRVEGLIAVAQVAAVELHPWNCAPDAYDVPGRLVFDLDPAPNVAFEEVIAAAKEMRQRLKTLGLESFCKTTGGKGLHVVTPLLHGARDKVTWPEAKAFAQGVCQWMANDSPDDYLLNMSKKLRKGKIFLDYLRNDRMSTAVAVLSPRAREGATVSMPITWAQVKNGLDPKRYTVRTVPGLLAKTKAWDGYDDAAGAIKPAIKKLTDKL; this is encoded by the coding sequence GTGGCGCTCAAGAAGCTTTCCACCTACCGCAAGAAGCGCGATTTCGAAAAAACGGCAGAGCCGTCCGGCGATGCCAAGGTCGCGCCCGCAGCGCGGCCGCGCTTCGTGATCCACAAGCACGATGCGACACGACTGCACTACGATCTCAGGCTGGAATTCGGCGGCGTCTTCAAGTCGTGGGCGGTAACCAAGGGTCCGTCGCTCGATCCGCACGACAAGCGGCTCGCGGTCGAGGTCGAGGACCATCCGCTGGACTACGGCGATTTCGAAGGCACCATTCCCGAAGGCGAATATGGCGGCGGCACGGTGATGCTCTGGGACCGCGGCTATTGGGAGAGCGAAGATCCCGAACGCGGCTTCAAGAAGGGCGACCTGAAGTTCACGCTGGAAGGCGAGAAGCTGCATGGCAGCTGGGTGCTGGTGCGGATGCGCAACGACCGAACCGGCGGTAAGCGCACCAATTGGCTGCTGATCAAGCATCGCGACGAGTTCGCCAGGGAAGGCGAGGCCAACGACATCATCGAGGCCGACAAGTCGGTCGCGTCGGGACGCTCGATGGAGCAGATCGCGGCCGGCAAGGGCAAGGCCCCGAAGCCGTTCATGCTGGCCAAGACGCAGCGCATGGATGCCGACGCGGTGTGGCACTCGAACCGCAGCGAAGGTGAAGCGAAGTCGAAGGTTTCGACCAAGGCCTCATCGCCGAAGGCCGGGGCGGCAAAGGGGAGCGCTGCCAAGGGGAGCACTGCAAAGCCTCGCGCTACGAAGACGGCCGAGCCGAAGACCGTCGCGTCGCTGCCGGACTTCGTGCCGCCCGAGCTCTGCACCTCTGTCGCGGCGCCGCCGAGCGGCGAAGGCTGGGCGCACGAGATCAAGTTCGACGGCTATCGCGTGCAGATCCGAGTCGAGGACGGCCAGGCGACCTTGAAGACGCGCAAGGGTCTCGACTGGACCGCAAAGTTCGGCGCGATCGCGCAAGCCGCGGCCAAGCTGCCGGATGCGATCATCGATGGCGAGATCGTCGCGCTCGACAAGGACGGCAATCCGAACTTCTCCGCGCTGCAGGCCGCGATCTCGGCCGGCCAGACTGACGAGCTGGTGTTCTTTGCCTTCGACCTGATGTTCGTCGAGGAGTTCGACCTGCGTCGTCAGCCGCTTCGTGAGCGGAAGGCACGCCTTGCGAAGCTGCTGAAGGCGAACATCAAGGGCAAGACACCTCGCATCCGCTATGTCGAGCATTTCGAGAGCGATGGCGAGGCGGTGCTGGACTCGGCGCGCAAGCTGAACCTCGAAGGTATCGTCTCGAAGAAGCTGGATTCCGCCTATCATTCCGGACGCACCGAGAGCTGGACCAAGGCCAAGACAAGGCCCGGCCACGAGGTGGTCATTGGTGGCTGGAAGACCACCAACGGCAAATTCCGCTCGCTGATGGTCGGCGTCAACAAGGATGATCACCTCGCTTATGTTGGCATTGTCGGCACCGGCTTCGGCCAGGACACGGTGAAGGAGATCATGCCGGCGCTGAAGGCGGCGGCGGCCGAGAAGAGTCCGTTCAGCGGCAAGAACGCGCCGCGTGGGGCGCGCGAGGTGCATTGGCTCAAGCCTGAACTGGTGGCCGAGATCGAGTTCGCCGGCTTTACCGGAGACGGCAACGTCAGGCAGGCGTCGTTCAAGGGACTGCGTCAGGACAAGCCGGCGCGCGAGGTCGTCGCTGAGGAGCCGGTTGTCGAGGCCAAGGTGACGAAGCCGGTGGCGCGCGCCGCGGCCACGGTGGCGACCGGAGGGACGACGGTGCACAAGACACCGTCGCGATCCAAGAGTTCGGCGATGGTCATGGGCGTCGCGATCTCGAAGCCTGACAAGGCGCTGTGGCCGGACGCCGGCGACGGTGAGCCCGTGACCAAGCTCGACCTCGCCAACTATCTGGAAGCCGTCGGCGACTGGATGATCGATCATATCAAGGGGCGGCCGTGCTCGATCGTGCGTGCGCCGGACGGCATCGGCGGCGAGCGGTTTTTTCAGCGCCACGGCATGCAGGGCATGTCCGATCTGCTCGAACTGGTGAAGGTGTCCGGTGATCGGAAACCCTATCTGCAGATCGATCGCGTCGAGGGACTGATCGCAGTGGCGCAGGTCGCCGCGGTCGAGCTCCATCCGTGGAATTGCGCGCCCGATGCGTATGATGTGCCGGGACGCCTGGTGTTCGATCTCGATCCGGCGCCGAACGTCGCCTTCGAGGAGGTGATCGCTGCGGCCAAGGAGATGCGGCAGCGGCTGAAGACGCTTGGCTTGGAGAGCTTCTGCAAGACCACCGGAGGCAAGGGCCTGCACGTCGTGACGCCGCTACTGCATGGCGCGCGCGACAAGGTGACATGGCCGGAAGCGAAGGCGTTTGCGCAGGGGGTGTGCCAATGGATGGCCAATGACAGCCCCGACGACTACCTGCTCAACATGTCGAAGAAGCTGCGCAAGGGAAAGATCTTCCTCGACTATCTGCGCAACGACCGGATGTCGACCGCGGTCGCGGTGCTGTCGCCGCGGGCGCGTGAGGGCGCGACGGTGTCGATGCCAATCACCTGGGCGCAGGTGAAGAATGGGCTCGATCCCAAGCGCTACACGGTTCGCACCGTGCCGGGGCTGCTCGCGAAAACCAAGGCGTGGGACGGTTACGATGATGCGGCCGGAGCGATCAAGCCGGCGATCAAGAAGCTGACGGACAAACTGTAA
- the treY gene encoding malto-oligosyltrehalose synthase — translation MPPAIPLATYRLQLTADFNFEAAARVVPYLKALGISHVYASPFMKARKGSTHGYDITDHSKLNPELGGEDGFTKLSAALKAHDLGLILDFVPNHVGVHFDDNPWWLDVLEWGQASPHAASFDIDWDQLPYRARGGVLLPIIGTSYGHALEHGDIELRYDPDEGSFSCWYFEHRLPIAPERYGEMLRIIVKEAGEESSESGKAILELASRYPGLRRPNRKEAPSFKAALKAIPGAADVIAQGLSAYKAGEDRPAQTLALHHLLERQHYKLGHWRLASSDINYRRFFDVNTLAGLRVEDAGTFEAIHRLVKKLIADGQLQGLRLDHIDGLRDPAQYFQRLRRLIRDARGPAVGPFYVVIEKILCEHEKLPSFAGVHGTTGYEWMNVITQLLIDGKGLEPLDEIWRQISNKPPKLAPVIKEAKRRVLETLLTSEFTVLTRLLARIANGHYSTRDYSEDSLRQALELYVLHFPVYRTYLTNAGPTEADRKLIDHAIAGARAEWFASDGSIFDFLRDALTMDLIKRDRSTTHSVPRVRRFALKVQQFTGPMMAKSLEDTGFYRFHRLLALNEVGGDPSAHAMAVGDFHKLMQARAKHWPHGMTATATHDTKRGEDARTRLASLTELPSDWTSAVARWKTMNAPHVVTDGTMRAPSATFEYMLYHTLVGIWPVSGPDESLAERLQAYALKAAREGKEETSWLNPNEAYENGLRTFIERILDRERSAEFLQSLETVAKRVALLGALNSLTQLTLKATMPGVPDFYQGTEFWDLSMVDPDNRRPVDFAAREQALRESEAPDWAALADHWPDGRIKLAWTRQLIKLRNELAAVFTDGSYEPLEVTGRHAEHIVAFARRRGREAVIVVVARTLAPFTDSGRVWPHADAFDATVHLPGYSAPAIQNGGLPVSALFTHLPAALLPTRVESSSNPGVQKAPALAPQS, via the coding sequence ATGCCTCCAGCCATTCCGCTCGCGACCTATCGCCTGCAGCTCACCGCCGATTTCAATTTTGAAGCGGCCGCGCGCGTCGTCCCCTATCTGAAGGCGCTCGGCATCAGCCATGTCTACGCCTCGCCTTTCATGAAGGCGCGCAAGGGCTCGACGCATGGCTACGACATCACCGATCATTCGAAGCTCAATCCCGAGCTCGGCGGCGAGGACGGATTCACCAAGCTGAGCGCGGCGCTGAAGGCGCACGACCTCGGCTTGATCCTCGATTTCGTGCCCAACCATGTCGGCGTGCATTTCGACGACAATCCGTGGTGGCTCGACGTGCTCGAATGGGGCCAGGCCTCGCCGCACGCGGCCTCGTTCGACATCGACTGGGACCAGCTGCCCTATCGCGCGCGCGGCGGCGTGCTGCTGCCGATCATCGGCACCTCCTACGGCCACGCGCTGGAGCATGGCGACATCGAGCTGCGCTACGATCCGGACGAAGGCTCGTTCTCCTGCTGGTACTTCGAGCATCGCCTGCCGATCGCGCCGGAGCGCTATGGCGAGATGCTGCGCATCATCGTCAAGGAGGCCGGCGAGGAGAGCAGCGAGAGCGGCAAGGCGATCCTGGAGCTCGCCTCGCGCTACCCCGGCCTGCGCCGCCCCAACCGCAAGGAAGCGCCCAGCTTCAAGGCAGCCCTCAAAGCCATCCCGGGTGCGGCCGATGTCATCGCCCAGGGCCTGTCTGCCTACAAAGCGGGCGAAGACCGCCCCGCGCAGACATTGGCCCTGCACCATCTGCTGGAGCGGCAGCACTACAAATTGGGCCACTGGCGGCTGGCGTCGAGCGACATCAATTATCGGCGTTTCTTCGACGTCAATACGCTCGCCGGCCTGCGCGTCGAGGATGCCGGCACGTTCGAGGCGATCCACCGACTCGTCAAGAAGCTGATCGCCGATGGCCAGCTGCAGGGGCTGCGGCTCGACCACATCGACGGCTTGCGCGATCCCGCGCAATACTTCCAGCGCCTGCGCCGTCTCATTCGCGACGCGCGCGGACCGGCGGTGGGTCCGTTCTACGTGGTGATCGAGAAGATTCTCTGCGAGCACGAGAAGCTGCCGAGCTTCGCCGGCGTGCACGGCACCACGGGCTACGAGTGGATGAACGTCATCACCCAGCTCCTGATCGACGGCAAGGGGCTGGAGCCGCTCGACGAGATCTGGCGCCAGATCAGCAACAAGCCGCCGAAGCTCGCGCCCGTCATCAAGGAAGCCAAGCGGCGCGTGCTGGAGACCTTGCTGACCTCCGAGTTCACCGTTCTGACGCGCCTGCTCGCGCGAATCGCCAACGGTCATTACTCCACGCGCGACTATTCCGAGGACAGCCTCCGCCAGGCGCTCGAACTCTACGTACTGCACTTCCCGGTCTATCGCACCTATCTCACAAACGCGGGCCCGACCGAGGCCGATCGCAAGCTGATCGACCATGCCATCGCCGGCGCGCGGGCCGAATGGTTCGCGTCCGATGGCTCGATCTTCGACTTCCTGCGCGACGCGCTGACCATGGATCTGATCAAGCGCGACCGCAGCACCACGCATTCCGTCCCGCGCGTCCGCCGCTTCGCGCTCAAGGTACAACAATTCACCGGTCCCATGATGGCGAAGTCGCTGGAGGACACCGGCTTCTACCGCTTCCACCGGCTGCTCGCGCTCAACGAGGTCGGCGGCGATCCGTCGGCGCATGCGATGGCCGTCGGCGACTTCCACAAGCTGATGCAGGCTCGCGCCAAGCACTGGCCGCACGGCATGACGGCGACCGCCACCCACGACACCAAGCGCGGCGAGGATGCCCGCACGCGCCTTGCGTCGCTCACCGAACTGCCCAGTGACTGGACCTCGGCAGTGGCACGCTGGAAGACCATGAACGCACCGCATGTCGTCACCGACGGCACCATGCGCGCGCCCTCGGCGACGTTCGAATACATGCTCTACCATACCCTGGTCGGCATCTGGCCGGTGAGCGGTCCCGACGAGAGCCTTGCCGAACGGCTGCAGGCCTACGCACTGAAGGCGGCGCGGGAGGGCAAGGAGGAGACCAGCTGGCTCAATCCGAACGAGGCGTATGAGAACGGCCTGCGGACGTTCATCGAACGCATTCTCGATCGCGAGCGCTCGGCTGAGTTCCTGCAGTCCCTGGAGACCGTCGCCAAGCGCGTGGCGCTGCTCGGTGCGCTGAACTCGCTGACGCAGCTGACGCTGAAGGCAACCATGCCGGGGGTGCCCGATTTCTACCAGGGCACCGAGTTCTGGGATCTCTCGATGGTCGATCCCGACAATCGCCGCCCGGTCGATTTTGCCGCGCGCGAGCAGGCGCTGCGCGAGAGCGAGGCGCCGGACTGGGCTGCCCTCGCGGACCACTGGCCCGACGGACGCATCAAGCTCGCCTGGACGCGACAGCTCATCAAGCTGCGCAACGAGCTGGCTGCGGTGTTCACGGACGGCTCCTACGAGCCGCTCGAGGTCACTGGCAGACACGCCGAGCACATCGTTGCCTTTGCGCGCCGCCGCGGCCGCGAGGCGGTGATTGTGGTTGTCGCCCGCACTCTGGCGCCGTTCACGGACAGCGGCCGGGTCTGGCCGCATGCGGATGCGTTCGATGCGACTGTGCACCTGCCGGGCTATTCCGCTCCCGCGATCCAGAACGGCGGTCTCCCCGTCTCCGCGCTGTTCACTCACCTTCCGGCCGCGCTGCTCCCAACTCGCGTGGAAAGTTCCTCCAATCCCGGCGTCCAGAAGGCTCCCGCCCTGGCGCCGCAGAGCTGA
- the glgX gene encoding glycogen debranching protein GlgX, producing the protein MRLAAGSHARLGATWDGRGTNFALFSANAEKVELCLFDSQGRREIERIELPERTEDVWHGYLNDVSPGQLYGYRVYGPYEPERGHRFNANKLLLDPYAKRLAGRLVWSDAHFAYRAGSPREDLSFDRRDNARGMPKAVVIDETFNWGRREMRPQIPWEDTIIYEAHVKGLTNKRDDVPPNLRGTYGGLSSPAMIKHLKRLGVTTIELLPIHAFIDDRMLVEKKLVNYWGYNTISFFAPEQRYAQDNPLDAFRTTVARLHDAGIEVMLDVVYNHTAEGNHLGPTLCYRGIDNASYYWLKPDNPRFYDDFTGCGSSVNLTHPRVLQMVMDSLRYWVEVCHVDGFRFDLATTLAREKHGFDRRSGFLTAIRQDPVLSGVKLVAEPWDVGLGGYQVGAFPSQWSEWNDRYRSAMRRYWSGEGSLIGEVSSRMTGSSDIFNHDGRTQRASVNHVTVHDGFTLADLFAYNSKHNEANGEDNRDGSNDNHSNNFGHEGPTDDVTINARRRQSRKNQLACLFLAQGLPLLLAGDEVGNSQAGNNNAYCQDNEVGWVDWSGMGREGDDLIEFIAHMTELRRRFGQIRARRWLDGRRSDGSFGVLWLTPSAEEMTQTDWTFPDGRFLAYVLAPVEQEQAPIFIVLNAAPEEIGFKLPKLAETKIWQQVLDTTQAQQKPADFAAGTDLKAPPRSVLAYAGLS; encoded by the coding sequence ATGCGTCTGGCCGCAGGAAGTCACGCCCGCCTCGGTGCCACCTGGGACGGGCGAGGGACCAATTTTGCCTTGTTCTCCGCCAATGCCGAGAAGGTCGAGCTGTGTCTGTTCGACAGCCAGGGCCGCCGAGAGATCGAGCGGATCGAGTTGCCCGAACGCACCGAGGATGTCTGGCACGGCTACCTCAACGACGTCTCCCCCGGCCAGCTCTACGGCTATCGCGTGTACGGCCCCTACGAGCCGGAGCGCGGCCATCGCTTCAACGCCAACAAGCTGCTGCTCGATCCCTACGCCAAGCGGCTCGCGGGGCGCCTGGTCTGGAGCGATGCGCATTTCGCCTATCGCGCCGGCTCGCCGCGCGAGGACCTCTCCTTCGACCGCCGCGACAATGCCCGCGGCATGCCCAAGGCTGTCGTCATCGACGAGACCTTCAATTGGGGCCGGCGCGAGATGCGGCCGCAGATCCCGTGGGAGGACACGATCATCTACGAGGCCCACGTCAAGGGCCTGACCAACAAGCGCGACGACGTGCCTCCCAATCTACGCGGGACCTATGGCGGGTTGTCGTCGCCGGCGATGATCAAGCATCTCAAGCGGCTCGGCGTCACCACGATCGAGCTGCTGCCGATCCACGCCTTCATCGACGACCGCATGCTGGTCGAGAAGAAGCTGGTCAACTATTGGGGCTACAACACGATCTCGTTCTTCGCGCCGGAGCAACGCTACGCCCAGGACAATCCGCTCGATGCCTTCAGGACCACGGTGGCGCGGCTGCACGATGCCGGCATCGAGGTCATGCTCGACGTTGTCTACAACCACACCGCCGAGGGCAACCATCTCGGGCCGACCTTGTGCTATCGCGGCATCGACAATGCGTCCTACTACTGGCTGAAGCCGGACAATCCCCGCTTCTACGACGACTTCACCGGCTGCGGTTCGTCGGTGAACCTCACGCATCCGCGCGTGCTGCAGATGGTGATGGACTCGCTGCGTTACTGGGTCGAGGTCTGCCATGTCGACGGCTTCCGCTTCGACCTCGCCACCACGCTCGCGCGCGAGAAGCACGGTTTCGACCGGCGCAGCGGGTTTCTCACCGCGATCCGCCAGGACCCGGTGCTGTCCGGCGTCAAGCTGGTCGCCGAGCCCTGGGACGTCGGTCTCGGCGGCTATCAGGTCGGCGCCTTCCCCTCGCAATGGTCGGAATGGAACGACCGCTACCGCAGCGCCATGCGCCGCTATTGGAGCGGCGAAGGCAGCCTGATCGGCGAGGTCTCGAGCCGCATGACCGGCTCGTCCGACATCTTCAACCATGACGGCCGGACCCAGCGCGCCAGCGTCAACCACGTCACCGTCCACGACGGTTTCACATTGGCCGATCTCTTCGCCTACAACAGCAAGCACAACGAAGCCAATGGCGAGGACAATCGCGACGGCTCCAACGACAACCACAGCAACAATTTCGGCCACGAAGGGCCGACCGATGACGTCACGATCAATGCGCGGCGCCGGCAGTCGCGCAAGAACCAGCTCGCCTGTCTGTTCCTCGCGCAAGGCCTGCCGCTGCTGCTCGCAGGCGACGAGGTCGGCAACTCGCAAGCCGGCAACAACAACGCCTATTGCCAGGACAACGAGGTCGGCTGGGTCGACTGGAGCGGCATGGGTCGCGAGGGCGATGATCTGATCGAATTCATCGCGCACATGACCGAGCTGCGCCGCCGCTTCGGCCAGATCCGCGCGCGCCGCTGGCTCGACGGCCGCCGCTCGGATGGCAGTTTCGGCGTGCTCTGGCTGACACCTTCGGCAGAGGAGATGACGCAAACCGACTGGACCTTTCCCGACGGACGATTTCTCGCCTATGTGCTCGCTCCGGTGGAACAGGAGCAGGCTCCGATCTTTATCGTTCTGAACGCGGCCCCCGAAGAGATCGGATTCAAATTGCCCAAGCTCGCCGAAACCAAGATTTGGCAACAGGTTCTCGACACCACCCAAGCCCAGCAGAAGCCGGCCGACTTCGCAGCAGGGACTGACCTGAAGGCGCCGCCCCGCTCGGTTCTGGCGTATGCGGGCCTGTCATGA
- the treZ gene encoding malto-oligosyltrehalose trehalohydrolase has translation MSARQFGPEITASGTTFRLWAPAAKRVDLVLDGRHEMQRRDGGWYTLDVPGVGAGARYKFRIDDELDVPDPGSDFQPEDVSGPSEVIDHSAYAWRSNAWRGRPWQDAVFLESHVGTFTRDGTYRAMIDKLDHLVDTGITALELMPLADFAGSRNWGYDGVLLYAPDSLYGRPDDLRTLIDEAHLRGLMVFLDVVYNHFGPEGNYIGRYAPTFFTDAHTPWGSAIDYRKPEVRAFAIENALHWLTDYRFDGLRFDAVNHILSNEGEIPMLHDLSAAVGKLVEQSGRHIHLVLENGDNRASMLDSAEEPPRGKFRAQWNDDYHHVWHVMLTGETGGYYGDYQQSPRSGLARALASGFVYQGEPAAFWGGDPRGEPSGHLAPGAFVNFLQNHDQIGNRVFGDRLEALAPPEGIAAALAVTLLAPTVPMLYMGEEWGSKQPFPFFCDFQGDLANAVRKGRRKEYEWAYAKYGDDVPDPLDIETFKSAIIDWDARNESPGRERLALVRDLLTTRHKHVAPRLPGASFGKADVTDDGRLSAHWVMGDGSMLRLLANVSDKEIAGDASARAGTPIWGGTPGDRLPAWSVFWSVGG, from the coding sequence ATGAGCGCACGGCAGTTCGGACCGGAGATCACCGCGAGCGGCACGACCTTTCGTCTCTGGGCCCCCGCCGCCAAGCGGGTCGACCTGGTGCTCGACGGCCGGCACGAGATGCAGCGTCGCGACGGCGGCTGGTACACGCTGGATGTGCCCGGCGTGGGCGCGGGCGCACGCTATAAGTTCCGCATCGACGACGAGCTCGACGTTCCCGATCCCGGTTCCGACTTCCAGCCGGAGGACGTGTCCGGTCCGAGCGAAGTGATCGATCACAGCGCCTATGCCTGGCGCTCGAACGCCTGGCGCGGGCGGCCGTGGCAGGATGCGGTCTTCCTCGAAAGCCATGTCGGCACCTTCACCCGGGACGGCACCTATCGGGCTATGATCGACAAGCTCGATCATCTCGTCGACACCGGCATCACCGCGCTCGAGCTGATGCCGCTGGCGGATTTCGCCGGCTCCCGCAACTGGGGCTACGACGGCGTGCTGCTGTATGCGCCTGACAGCCTCTATGGCCGTCCCGACGATTTGCGCACGCTGATCGACGAGGCGCATCTGCGCGGGCTGATGGTCTTCCTCGATGTTGTCTACAATCACTTCGGGCCGGAAGGAAACTACATCGGCCGCTATGCGCCGACGTTCTTCACCGATGCGCACACGCCATGGGGCAGCGCCATCGACTACCGCAAGCCGGAGGTGCGCGCCTTCGCGATCGAGAACGCGCTGCATTGGCTGACCGACTATCGCTTCGACGGTCTGCGCTTTGACGCCGTGAACCACATCCTCTCCAATGAGGGTGAGATCCCGATGCTGCACGATCTCAGCGCCGCCGTCGGCAAGCTGGTCGAGCAGAGCGGACGGCACATCCATCTCGTGCTGGAGAATGGCGACAATCGCGCCAGCATGCTGGACTCCGCGGAAGAGCCGCCGCGCGGCAAGTTTCGCGCGCAGTGGAACGACGATTATCACCACGTCTGGCACGTGATGCTGACCGGCGAAACGGGCGGCTATTACGGCGACTACCAGCAATCGCCGCGCAGCGGACTGGCGCGTGCGCTCGCCTCCGGCTTCGTCTACCAGGGCGAACCGGCGGCGTTCTGGGGCGGCGATCCCCGCGGTGAGCCGAGCGGTCATCTGGCCCCCGGCGCGTTCGTCAATTTTCTGCAAAACCACGACCAGATCGGCAACCGCGTGTTCGGCGACCGCCTCGAGGCGCTGGCACCACCGGAGGGCATCGCGGCCGCGCTCGCGGTGACCCTGCTCGCGCCGACCGTGCCGATGCTGTACATGGGCGAGGAGTGGGGCTCGAAGCAACCCTTCCCGTTCTTCTGCGACTTCCAGGGCGACCTCGCAAACGCCGTGCGCAAGGGACGCCGCAAGGAATATGAGTGGGCGTACGCCAAGTACGGCGACGATGTGCCCGATCCTCTCGACATCGAGACCTTCAAGTCCGCGATCATCGATTGGGACGCCCGCAACGAGTCGCCCGGCCGTGAGCGCCTCGCATTGGTGCGCGATCTGCTCACCACCAGGCACAAGCACGTGGCACCCCGGCTGCCGGGCGCGAGCTTCGGCAAAGCCGACGTCACCGACGACGGACGCTTGAGCGCGCATTGGGTGATGGGCGACGGCAGTATGCTCCGCCTGCTCGCCAACGTCTCCGACAAGGAGATCGCGGGGGACGCGAGTGCGCGCGCGGGCACGCCGATCTGGGGCGGCACGCCGGGCGATCGTCTGCCGGCCTGGTCGGTGTTCTGGAGCGTTGGAGGATAA